Genomic window (Syntrophales bacterium):
AAGTTTATCTCAATGCCCGGGAATACAACAATTTGTAGTAACTCTTTTAAATCCCTAAATTGTTGGGCATCAAATATATTGTGATTGGTTATCGCAATAGCATCAAGATTAGCGTCTGTTACATATCGTTTCAGAGTGTCCTTACAGAATGTAAAGTGGTTGTCACTGACTGTTGAGATGGTATGAACGTGTAGATCTATTTTCTTCATGACGCACTCCAAGCTACGTTGGGCGCTAGTATTAGGGACATCAAAACAATGTTTATCAAGTTAATTATTAATAACCAAAACATGGCATTATTTTCATCTAACACTCTATAGTGAAAAACGACATTTTTATTATAATAATCTTTTACATACGTACTTAAATATTCGCATTGCTTTTATAGCGGCTTATTCTCTGGATCTTGATAAGATCTATATCCCTTGATGGGCACAATATAAAACCCCGCTCTATTGAAAGAAACGGGGCCTTGTCATTCAGTTCATATTTCCCTCCAGTATGTTGATACGGGATGGAACATACAACTGCATTTTTACTTTGTTGGCTCGTTTACCATCATTCCTATTCAAAATCCAGCATTAAAATACGTTATATCAATTCATAGACTTCCGTAAGTTATGCTTCATAGCTGCCTTTTCACATGCCGTAAAGAAGAACCACCACTTATCATTGTTTAACATGGATCTCCAGAGAATGTATGACCACTTTTATATTAGGAGAGAAGGCCTTGCATGATCTGACGATCTGGAAATAACTGGACAATAGAATCTCAGAAAACCGAGCCTTTGAAGTTTCTTGAAGGAAACACCTCGATGTTTCTGCATCACCCTTTCCCCGATTGACACCGGGCCCCCCATTTCCTATAGTGGCCCCGCTTCTCAACGTTTCCGCCAAGGAGGGTTCCCGTGAGCGATGACGTGCAGGCCTGCCTGATCCCGACCCCTTTCATCAACAGCGATCATCCGGCGGTGCGGAAGTTCGCCCTGGAGGCGGCGGGAGACGCCGCAACCGAGAAAGACAAGGCCGTCCGCCTTTTCTATGCCGTCCGGGACGGGATCCGCTACGACCCCTACCGGATCGTCCTCTCCGTCGAGGGAATGCGGGCGAGCACGACCCTGGAGAAGGGGTACGGATACTGCGTCGTGAAGGCGGTCCTCCTGGCGGCCTGCGCCCGGGTCCACGGGATTCCCGGCCGCATCGGCCTCGCCGACGTCCGGAACCACCTGACCACGGAGCGCCTCAAGAGCCTCATGAAGACGGACCTCTTCACGGGCCACGGCTACTCGGAGCTCTACCTGGGCGGACGCTGGATCAAGGCCACCCCGACGTTCAACATGGACCTCTGCGACCGCTTCGGCGTGAAACCCCTCGACTTCGACGGCATCCACGACGCCCTCCTGCATCCCTACGATCAGAAGGGGAACCGCCACATGGAGTACGTCCAGGACCACGGCCCCTTCAACGACGTGCCCCTGGAGATGATCAAGGAGTCCTTCCGGGTCTACTACCCGACCTTCTTCAAGCCCGACGGCAGCCCCGCCATCGGGGGAGACTTCGAGCGGGAGGCCGTCGAAGACCGGGCGTCCCGGGCGGCCGGCAAATCATAGCCATGACGGGAGACCCGCTTCCGACCTGGAATCTGCACTCCACGCGGGACTACCACCTTCAGGACCTGACGACCCTCGGCTGGGAGTGGACCGTTTGCAACAGCCTCGCCCATCCCGAGAGTCTCTGCCGCACGGTCCTCGTGCGCCCCGATTCCTACGGGAATCTCCTCCGCCATTTTCTGGAACGCCATTTCGATCTGGGCCGGGTGCGGCGTATTCTCGAAGTCGGCGGGGGATACGGCGTCCTGAAGCGGGATTTCCTGGCGGACCGCCCGGAATGGTCGTCCCTCTGCATCGACCTGTCGCCGGTGCTCCTCGAGAAGCAGAGAGAGGCACTGGCGGGATTTCCCGCGGACTTCCGCCGGGAGGATTTCCTGGAGACGCCGCCGGAGATCCTGGCGGGATTCGGCCTGGCACTTTTGAACGAGAACCTGGGGGATTTTCCCGTGGTCCTGGACATGCCGCGGGAGATCGAAGACACAGAGCGATGGTCGCAGCGGGAAACGAAGTCTGATTCCGATCGCCTGATGGAGCGGGTGTATCGTTTGTTCGCGAACTATGGCCTGGAAGCGCTGGAAGCCCCACTGTTCCCCTTCAACCTCGGGGCCTGCGAGGCCCTGGAGAAGCTCTGTCTGGCGGGTGTTCCGTCGATCTTCCTGAGCGAGCACAGCTGCGAGGCCCGCGTGCCGGAGGAGCTGGCCGGGCTGATCCGTGTCTCCGCCCCGGGACGGCCGGAGCGGATTCCCCTGAAAGGCCACGACGAGTTCACCATCAAATTCTCGCACCTGGAGGCCATCGCCCGGTATCACGGCTACCGGGTCCGCCGCGGTCCCCTGGCGGATTTCCTGTCCGTGGCCTGGACGGACCGCCTCCGGGCGATCCTGCGCGCCCCGGCGGCACGGAACGACGAGGAGGAAGTCCTCCGGCATTTCCTCGAGGACCTGTACCAGTATGAGTACCTGATGCTCCAGAAGGGAACGGAATTGAATCCGTCCCCGTGACGGGATTCAAATGGGCGCGGATTTGAAATCTGTCCCCGTTTCCAGGGCGACGGGGGCAAATTTCAAATCTACCCCCGAAGAACCGATT
Coding sequences:
- a CDS encoding transglutaminase family protein, which translates into the protein MSDDVQACLIPTPFINSDHPAVRKFALEAAGDAATEKDKAVRLFYAVRDGIRYDPYRIVLSVEGMRASTTLEKGYGYCVVKAVLLAACARVHGIPGRIGLADVRNHLTTERLKSLMKTDLFTGHGYSELYLGGRWIKATPTFNMDLCDRFGVKPLDFDGIHDALLHPYDQKGNRHMEYVQDHGPFNDVPLEMIKESFRVYYPTFFKPDGSPAIGGDFEREAVEDRASRAAGKS